Proteins co-encoded in one Gossypium arboreum isolate Shixiya-1 chromosome 11, ASM2569848v2, whole genome shotgun sequence genomic window:
- the LOC108472539 gene encoding uncharacterized protein LOC108472539: MSKFLTLFQLIPLPTPKILYKIPNQIIIEKVATLNFPLLFLEALPFKKHHQSLQVSIMDESGEYPKEYYTSNGNPRRLTSTSSSSSSTTSVHVTALDGLVNVNSLFTIAVFVGLSLATPGQHSLENRAPCDAGIDVAKKLLVFEVVSFSFFLFSSLVAQGLKLAINLLNSKDVDEAFRAHINLKVLRFGMMGSAVGSVMGCLFLMLSMVNVIEIRLGLLSCGSQSSIHATAALVILVSSALLVYISTAVYAFLH; encoded by the exons ATGTCAAAGTTTCTTACTTTATTTCAACTAATTCCCTTACCTACTCCAAAAATCCTATATAAAATCCCCAatcaaataataatagaaaaagtAGCTACTCTTAACTTTCCTCTTCTGTTCCTGGAAGCATTGCCCTTCAAGAAACACCATCAAAGCTTGCAAGTTTCAATAATGGACGA ATCTGGGGAGTACCCAAAGGAGTACTACACCAGCAACGGCAACCCCAGGAGACTGACTTCAACATCCTCATCTTCTTCATCAACGACGAGCGTTCACGTTACCGCCTTGGATGGCCTCGTCAACGTCAATTCCCTCTTCACCATCGCTGTCTTTGTGGGCCTCTCTTTGGCCACTCCGGGCCAACACAGTCTCGAGAACCGAGCCCCCTGCGACGCCGGCATTGACGTAGCTAAAAAGCTCTTGGTCTTCGAGGTCGTCTCCTTCAGCTTCTTCCTTTTCTCCTCCCTGGTGGCTCAGGGTCTAAAGCTCGCCATCAATTTGTTGAACAGCAAAGATGTGGATGAAGCTTTCAGGGCACACATTAACCTTAAAGTATTGAGGTTTGGGATGATGGGCTCCGCCGTCGGGTCCGTCATGGGGTGCTTGTTTCTGATGCTTTCGATGGTGAACGTGATCGAGATCCGGCTGGGGTTGTTGTCTTGCGGCAGCCAGTCCTCCATTCATGCCACGGCGGCTTTAGTCATTCTGGTTTCTTCTGCTCTCTTGGTTTACATTTCCACTGCTGTTTATGCTTTCTTGCATTGA
- the LOC108470494 gene encoding putative pentatricopeptide repeat-containing protein At5g59200, chloroplastic, whose protein sequence is MSYCTLAVVGNFTYPSTSTSNPNPKVSISNSTQRRKEFISLLKNCKDANQILPIHAKIIRTGHDQDPFILFELLRLSSTLSSVNYASTIFQLVHNPNVFLYTALIDGFVSAGSYSDGISLYFQMINRFIVPDKYVITSVLKACGSRFALREGKEVHCQASKLGLSSNRSITMKLMEFYGKCGEFDDARKLFDKMTERDVVASTIMINCFLDHVLVEQAIEVFDRVRVKDTVCWTAMIDGLVRNGEMNMALEMFREMQKENMSPNEVTIVCVLSACSQLGALELGRWVHSYIGKHHRIELNHFVGGALISMYSRCGDIDEAERIFAMMKERNVITYNLMISGLAMHGKSIQAIEIFRGMIKQGLLPTSVTFVAILNACSHGGLVDLGFEMFHSMSRDYGIPPQIEHYGCIVDLLGRVGHLKEAYNFIQNMEIAPDHVMLGSLLSACKIHGNFELGEQVARILMNHGVVDSGTYVLLANIYASSGKWKEAAQIRAKMKEGGIQKEPGCSSIEVNNEIHEFLLGDLRHPQKEKIYNKLEELNQVLKEAGHIPATDAVLHDIEDWEKEQSLAIHSERLAICYGLISTKPCTTIRVVKNLRVYDDCHSMIKLIAKITGRKIVVRDRKRFHHFENGNCSCGDYW, encoded by the coding sequence ATGAGTTACTGTACGTTAGCCGTTGTCGGGAACTTCACTTACCCGTCGACTTCAACTTCAAATCCGAACCCAAAAGTCTCCATCTCCAACTCGACCCAACGCAGAAAAGAATTCATTTCTCTCTTAAAGAATTGCAAAGACGCCAACCAAATCCTACCAATACATGCCAAAATCATTAGAACGGGCCATGACCAAGATCCTTTCATCCTCTTCGAGCTTCTTCGTCTTAGCTCCACTTTATCCTCCGTTAATTATGCCTCCACCATCTTTCAACTGGTCCATAACCCAAATGTGTTCCTCTACACTGCTCTCATTGATGGGTTTGTTTCGGCTGGTTCCTACTCTGATGGGATTAGCCTTTATTTTCAAATGATTAATCGATTTATTGTGCCGGATAAGTATGTGATCACCTCGGTTTTGAAAGCTTGCGGGTCTCGTTTTGCTTTGAGAGAAGGAAAAGAGGTTCATTGCCAAGCTTCGAAACTTGGGTTAAGCTCGAATAGATCGATAACCATGAAGCTGATGGAGTTTTATGGGAAGTGTGGGGAATTTGATGATGCAAGGAAATTGTTTGATAAAATGACGGAAAGAGATGTTGTTGCCTCAACGATCATGATCAATTGTTTTCTTGACCATGTATTGGTAGAGCAGGCTATTGAGGTTTTTGATCGGGTAAGGGTTAAGGATACTGTTTGCTGGACCGCGATGATTGATGGGTTGGTGAGGAATGGGGAGATGAACATGGCTTTGGAGATGTTTAGGGAAATGCAAAAGGAGAATATGAGTCCTAATGAAGTTACTATTGTTTGTGTTTTGTCAGCGTGCTCGCAATTGGGAGCGTTAGAGCTTGGAAGATGGGTTCATTCGTACATTGGAAAACACCATAGGATTGAGCTTAATCATTTTGTTGGCGGTGCACTGATCAGTATGTATTCGAGGTGTGGTGATATCGATGAGGCTGAACGTATTTTTGCAATGATGAAAGAGAGAAATGTGATTACGTACAATTTAATGATTTCAGGGCTTGCTATGCATGGGAAGAGTATTCAAGCAATTGAGATTTTTCGAGGAATGATTAAGCAGGGGCTTTTGCCAACTAGTGTTACTTTTGTTGCTATTTTGAATGCCTGTAGCCATGGAGGTTTGGTGGATTTGGGGTTTGAGATGTTCCATTCTATGAGTAGAGATTATGGGATTCCACCACAGATAGAGCACTATGGATGTATTGTTGACCTTCTTGGTCGTGTAGGTCATCTAAAAGAAGCTTATAATTTCATTCAGAATATGGAAATAGCACCTGATCATGTCATGTTGGGGTCCTTGCTGAGTGCTTGTAAGATTCATGGAAACTTTGAATTAGGCGAACAAGTTGCGAGAATTTTAATGAATCATGGAGTGGTAGATTCGGGTACTTACGTTCTGCTGGCAAATATCTATGCTTCATCAGGGAAATGGAAAGAAGCAGCTCAAATAAGGGCAAAGATGAAGGAGGGTGGAATCCAAAAAGAACCAGGTTGTAGCTCCATTGAAGTGAACAATGAGATACACGAGTTTCTTCTGGGAGACCTAAGGCACCCTCAAAAGGAAAAAATATATAACAAGTTAGAGGAGTTGaaccaagtattaaaagaagCAGGACATATTCCAGCAACAGATGCTGTTTTGCATGATATTGAAGACTGGGAGAAAGAGCAGTCTTTAGCAATACACAGCGAGAGGCTTGCTATATGCTATGGTCTAATTTCTACTAAACCATGTACTACAATAAGGGTTGTAAAAAACTTGAGGGTTTATGATGATTGTCACTCAATGATCAAGCTCATTGCTAAGATTACTGGAAGGAAAATTGTGGTAAGGGATCGCAAAAGATTCCACCATTTTGAGAATGGGAATTGCTCTTGTGGAGATTACTGGTGA